The proteins below are encoded in one region of Reichenbachiella sp. 5M10:
- a CDS encoding N-acetylmuramoyl-L-alanine amidase, with amino-acid sequence MLNVIKKYSNFGGGAQNPNRLVIHAMAEIIDTEDRDYPADQWLEHLGLSAHFLIQPNGDILKLRHTKTMAWHAKGYNSHSVGIEYLVPGLHTYETFLEAIKTPWVSPAQWDAGLELSQGIVDYFGITQDRVNRHSDLSPGRKVDPGAGFAWEPFVQALFPQR; translated from the coding sequence ATGCTCAACGTAATCAAAAAATACTCAAACTTCGGCGGTGGAGCCCAAAACCCCAACCGCCTCGTCATCCACGCCATGGCCGAGATCATCGACACAGAAGACCGGGACTATCCTGCCGACCAATGGCTCGAACACCTCGGGCTATCGGCGCACTTCTTGATCCAGCCCAACGGCGACATACTCAAACTCCGACACACCAAGACGATGGCCTGGCACGCCAAAGGATACAACAGCCACTCGGTGGGAATCGAATACCTCGTGCCCGGCCTCCATACCTACGAGACCTTCTTGGAAGCCATCAAGACGCCCTGGGTGTCGCCCGCACAATGGGACGCAGGACTCGAACTCTCCCAAGGCATCGTGGACTACTTTGGCATCACCCAGGACCGGGTCAACCGCCATTCGGATCTCAGCCCAGGGCGCAAAGTTGACCCAGGCGCAGGCTTTGCCTGGGAGCCATTCGTACAGGCCCTTTTCCCTCAGCGCTAG
- the greB gene encoding transcription elongation factor GreB, with protein MRRKIPESTLPKLNRSQMITSEGLQKLREEHDHLWRVERPDVTAKVTWAASLGDRSENADYHYNKKRLREIDSRLRYLRKCIDDFKVINYHPNQEGIVKFGAWVEIKNEEKGLQKRFRLVGYEELKSNKDYISMDSPMAKALLDKTVGDEAIVKTKMGDFVWEILKIEYDK; from the coding sequence ATGAGGCGAAAAATTCCAGAATCAACGCTACCAAAACTCAATCGCTCACAAATGATTACTTCCGAAGGCTTACAAAAACTGAGGGAAGAGCACGATCACTTGTGGCGAGTGGAACGCCCAGACGTCACTGCTAAGGTGACATGGGCCGCAAGTTTGGGAGATCGTTCAGAAAATGCCGATTATCATTACAACAAAAAGCGTCTTCGAGAAATTGATAGTCGCCTACGTTATTTGCGTAAGTGCATTGATGACTTTAAAGTCATCAACTACCACCCCAACCAAGAAGGAATAGTAAAATTTGGTGCTTGGGTAGAAATTAAAAACGAAGAGAAAGGTCTCCAAAAACGTTTTCGTCTTGTTGGTTATGAAGAGTTAAAAAGTAACAAAGATTATATCTCTATGGACTCCCCAATGGCCAAAGCGCTTCTTGATAAAACTGTTGGAGATGAAGCGATAGTTAAAACCAAAATGGGTGATTTTGTGTGGGAGATTCTTAAGATTGAGTATGACAAGTAG
- a CDS encoding MerC domain-containing protein gives MKQYLIGVHADGIGLVASFVCALHCLLMPLMFSLVPLWLEGYMSHPALESAMVVISGLIASYATGTGYYRHRCVLPLVMLLIAFVLIATGSFSDEGHVEVWMTSSGALLLAAAHVVNWKMLHAWNRP, from the coding sequence ATGAAACAATACTTGATAGGTGTCCATGCCGACGGGATAGGCTTAGTCGCTTCTTTTGTATGCGCACTGCATTGTCTGTTGATGCCTCTTATGTTTAGCCTCGTCCCTTTGTGGCTTGAGGGATACATGAGTCACCCTGCTCTAGAGTCTGCGATGGTTGTCATCAGTGGGCTGATTGCCAGCTATGCGACAGGTACTGGGTACTACCGTCACAGGTGTGTGCTGCCCTTGGTGATGCTACTGATTGCGTTTGTACTGATCGCGACGGGGAGCTTTTCGGATGAGGGGCACGTCGAGGTGTGGATGACTTCTAGCGGGGCATTGCTCCTAGCCGCGGCGCATGTGGTCAATTGGAAAATGCTGCACGCCTGGAATCGACCGTAG
- a CDS encoding GTP-binding protein — MTKTRKLPVTVLSGFLGAGKTTLLNHLLNNRQGLKVAVIVNDMSEINIDEKLIANGTQLSRTDEKLVEMSNGCICCTLREDLMVEVEKLAKMKKFDYLLVESTGISEPIPVAQTFSFATGDELYDLTQFSRLDTMVTVVDAFNFFTDFGSADTLLARDMTDDAQDDRSIVNLLTDQVEFANVIVLNKTDLVDDTQLGMLERLLNKLNPTAQIIRAHEGKVDPKRILNTRLFDYAEAEQSAGWQKELELAQRGIGHSPETEAYGIGSFVYSNARPFHPERFLDYVSQRFPTSIVRSKGIFWIASRSDHAILWSQAGGSLKAEIYGRWWVSVPLSQRAVSQAYMDNQEHIQAKWDKRWGDRLNELVFIGQDMDEAAIRSDLDNCLLTESEQAAWEDGWDFDDSWPI, encoded by the coding sequence ATGACCAAAACAAGAAAGCTACCCGTCACTGTGTTGAGCGGTTTTTTGGGTGCTGGCAAAACGACGTTGCTCAACCACCTACTCAACAACCGTCAAGGGCTCAAAGTGGCTGTCATCGTCAATGACATGAGCGAGATCAATATCGATGAGAAGCTCATCGCCAATGGGACCCAACTCTCACGAACGGATGAAAAACTCGTAGAGATGAGCAACGGTTGCATCTGCTGTACCCTGAGAGAAGACCTGATGGTAGAGGTCGAAAAACTGGCGAAGATGAAGAAGTTTGACTACCTACTGGTGGAGAGCACGGGCATATCCGAGCCGATTCCGGTCGCTCAGACCTTTTCGTTTGCGACGGGCGATGAACTGTATGATCTCACGCAGTTTAGCCGCCTGGATACGATGGTGACTGTCGTCGATGCGTTCAACTTCTTCACGGACTTTGGCAGTGCCGATACCTTGCTGGCCCGTGACATGACCGACGATGCGCAGGACGATCGGTCGATTGTCAATTTGCTGACGGATCAGGTGGAGTTTGCCAACGTCATCGTGCTGAACAAAACCGACCTGGTGGATGACACACAACTGGGTATGCTGGAGCGGCTGTTGAATAAGCTCAACCCCACCGCGCAAATAATCAGGGCGCACGAAGGAAAAGTCGACCCCAAGCGAATACTCAACACACGGCTATTTGACTATGCAGAGGCTGAGCAGTCGGCAGGTTGGCAAAAGGAACTGGAGTTGGCGCAGAGAGGCATCGGTCACAGCCCCGAAACAGAGGCATATGGGATTGGCTCCTTTGTCTATAGCAATGCGCGCCCGTTTCATCCCGAGCGCTTTTTGGACTATGTGAGCCAGCGATTTCCGACAAGTATCGTTCGTAGCAAAGGCATCTTCTGGATCGCCTCCAGGTCCGATCATGCCATCCTATGGAGTCAGGCGGGCGGTTCTCTGAAGGCCGAAATCTATGGACGCTGGTGGGTGAGTGTACCCCTGAGTCAGCGCGCAGTGAGTCAGGCTTACATGGACAACCAGGAGCACATCCAAGCCAAATGGGACAAACGCTGGGGCGATCGGTTGAACGAACTGGTATTCATCGGTCAGGACATGGATGAGGCAGCCATTCGATCCGATTTGGACAACTGCCTGTTGACCGAGTCCGAACAAGCAGCTTGGGAGGACGGTTGGGATTTTGACGACTCATGGCCCATCTAA
- a CDS encoding ATP-binding protein — translation MEALNRKVYMLPFRYHFCLAVIICLLGHSSCQAQQNSAQNLMEETFLYQGEDEITLRGNWRFYYGQLLESCPNDSPYYTIQHVPDLWTNYEIGGSQPSAFGHATYQVPIFSKDAYDASAIEVKGCYSAFRLYLNGELIRSSGKVGTSAITSAHSVLPSVSEVALAQGENILQLEISNYQHNKGGFYADVILGTKSYLTNKRNKQALVDMFVIGSLTMIGLFFLGMYAFWKRDLMLLYNALFCIFQGLRIGFFGRHVLAIDEESFWVLNVHMEYLTFYLANMFLLLFFSQSYKDQIANIVRKLWVVVSLIFVASTVLFPLHIYSMFLPVYLVLATLMSLYATLILTLSVVNRVSGSLIAAVSWLLLIIGVGSTGLVYFNIASEVLYLGFWNLLSYLVMTFVTAQGFGRSFKKLERLQKVTSAQRDEIETDKSIIEKQAEKLKEISAMQTRWFTNMAHELRTPLTLILGPIRQFLNAPSSRSSTGIENIQLAEKNSVGLLRLVNEILDVSRLESNRLSLNKKPTHLTRLIRETAAQFDSIAKQKGVILSMHILADVELMIDKDRIQNVLINLISNAMKFTHKGEQVKISIRHSQEKSIEISVADTGDGIPEKDLPFIFERFYQADDPNRLNQGGTGIGLALCQELARLHEGKLSVSSEPGKGSVFTLILPETLIINIDNASCLQPVTLLSPDFSMGELIHPNPIMLDKGSHKPTVLLVEDNADMRQYIRSFMSEIYQIIEASDGIEALRCLDETIPDLIISDVMMPRMDGIELAMKVKGDDKLKNIPFITLTAKATESDKIETLRIGIDDYLIKPFNAQELAVRAANLINNGKERMASNPIGSEEEVTPSFNDKLLSEMKEVVLDQLGNSAFIIDDLANALNMSVSSLKRVIKKASGLSPGKFIREIRLFQAKNLLQTKKYATVQEVVFAVGFENASHFSKLYFERFGKRPSEYL, via the coding sequence ATGGAAGCGTTGAACAGAAAAGTGTACATGCTACCATTCAGATACCATTTTTGCCTAGCAGTCATCATTTGTTTACTTGGGCATTCCTCTTGTCAGGCTCAGCAAAATTCTGCTCAAAATTTAATGGAAGAAACCTTTCTGTATCAGGGAGAGGATGAGATAACTTTAAGAGGGAATTGGCGATTTTATTATGGTCAATTATTAGAGTCATGCCCCAATGATTCGCCTTATTATACCATTCAACATGTACCTGATTTGTGGACTAACTATGAAATAGGTGGATCACAACCATCCGCTTTTGGACATGCCACTTATCAAGTCCCCATATTTTCCAAAGATGCATACGATGCGTCTGCCATTGAGGTCAAGGGGTGCTATAGTGCCTTTCGCCTATATCTCAATGGCGAGTTGATTCGATCGAGTGGTAAAGTGGGCACCTCTGCGATCACATCAGCACATAGCGTTCTTCCTTCAGTCAGTGAAGTGGCATTGGCACAAGGGGAAAACATACTGCAGCTTGAGATCAGTAATTATCAGCATAACAAAGGAGGGTTTTATGCAGACGTCATCCTTGGTACCAAATCATATTTAACTAACAAAAGGAACAAGCAAGCCCTGGTAGACATGTTTGTCATCGGGAGTTTGACCATGATAGGCTTGTTCTTTTTAGGCATGTATGCTTTTTGGAAAAGAGATTTAATGCTTTTGTATAATGCACTGTTCTGTATTTTTCAAGGCTTAAGAATTGGGTTCTTTGGGCGCCATGTATTGGCCATTGACGAGGAATCTTTTTGGGTGCTCAATGTGCACATGGAATATTTGACCTTTTATTTGGCTAATATGTTCTTGCTGCTCTTCTTTTCTCAGTCCTATAAAGATCAAATCGCGAACATTGTGAGAAAGTTGTGGGTAGTAGTGTCCTTGATCTTTGTGGCTAGCACTGTCCTATTTCCGTTGCACATTTATTCGATGTTCCTTCCAGTGTACTTAGTGTTGGCCACACTCATGAGCCTTTATGCCACTCTAATCCTCACACTATCAGTTGTCAATAGGGTAAGTGGTTCTCTGATCGCTGCGGTAAGTTGGTTGCTATTAATAATAGGCGTAGGTTCTACAGGATTGGTATATTTCAATATAGCCAGTGAAGTACTTTATCTGGGTTTTTGGAATCTATTATCGTATTTGGTGATGACTTTCGTTACCGCCCAAGGGTTTGGTAGGTCCTTCAAAAAACTCGAGAGGCTTCAAAAGGTCACTAGCGCACAAAGAGATGAAATAGAAACAGATAAGTCCATCATTGAAAAGCAAGCAGAAAAACTGAAAGAAATCAGTGCCATGCAAACCAGATGGTTTACCAACATGGCTCATGAGCTGCGAACACCTCTGACATTGATCCTTGGACCGATCAGGCAATTTTTGAATGCACCTTCAAGCCGATCATCCACGGGTATTGAAAATATTCAGTTGGCCGAAAAAAACAGTGTCGGCTTGCTAAGGTTGGTCAATGAAATATTGGATGTATCCAGGTTGGAATCCAATAGACTATCCCTTAACAAGAAACCTACTCACCTCACCCGTCTGATCAGGGAAACAGCTGCACAATTTGATTCGATTGCCAAACAAAAAGGAGTAATCCTGTCCATGCATATACTGGCTGATGTGGAATTAATGATAGACAAGGATCGAATTCAAAACGTTTTGATCAACTTGATTTCAAATGCCATGAAGTTTACCCATAAAGGTGAACAAGTGAAAATTTCGATAAGGCATAGTCAAGAGAAGAGCATAGAAATATCAGTAGCAGATACGGGGGATGGTATTCCAGAAAAAGACCTTCCTTTCATTTTTGAACGATTCTATCAAGCAGATGACCCCAATCGTTTGAATCAGGGAGGAACCGGTATAGGGCTGGCACTATGCCAGGAACTGGCCAGATTGCATGAAGGGAAACTTTCTGTAAGCAGTGAGCCGGGGAAAGGAAGTGTTTTCACTTTGATCTTGCCTGAAACACTGATCATAAACATTGATAATGCTTCTTGTTTACAACCTGTCACTTTGCTTTCGCCTGATTTTTCAATGGGTGAACTGATCCATCCCAATCCCATTATGCTAGATAAGGGGAGCCACAAGCCCACTGTTTTGCTGGTAGAGGACAATGCGGATATGAGGCAATATATAAGGAGTTTTATGTCAGAGATCTATCAGATAATAGAAGCCTCTGACGGCATAGAAGCCCTACGATGTTTAGATGAAACCATTCCAGACTTGATCATTTCAGACGTGATGATGCCGAGAATGGATGGCATAGAATTAGCCATGAAAGTAAAGGGGGATGACAAGTTAAAAAACATTCCTTTTATCACACTCACTGCCAAAGCCACAGAATCAGATAAAATTGAAACGCTGCGAATAGGTATCGATGATTATCTCATCAAACCATTTAACGCCCAGGAGCTAGCCGTCAGAGCAGCCAACTTGATCAATAATGGTAAAGAGCGAATGGCTAGTAATCCTATTGGTTCTGAAGAGGAAGTGACACCCAGTTTTAATGACAAATTGCTCTCAGAGATGAAAGAAGTGGTGTTGGATCAGTTGGGAAATAGCGCTTTTATAATCGATGATTTGGCCAACGCGCTAAACATGAGTGTTAGCTCTCTTAAACGGGTGATCAAAAAGGCTTCTGGTTTAAGCCCAGGAAAGTTCATTCGTGAAATCAGGTTGTTCCAAGCCAAAAATCTGCTACAAACCAAAAAGTACGCCACCGTACAGGAAGTCGTTTTTGCGGTAGGATTTGAGAATGCATCTCATTTTTCAAAACTATATTTTGAGCGATTTGGCAAACGCCCCTCTGAATATTTGTGA
- a CDS encoding GTP-binding protein — protein sequence MNRIPVHLITGFLGSGKTTFLNRFIKERLPERILVIENECGQTNVDGALVMDGVEEIIELSAGCLCCSLSDGLLDILYEASKRKEQYDRLVIETTGIADPSSIIQVFLQDPRVEKVFDLQQVICLADASQLHTWLDEAEEALRQIALADSVLINKTDRVSDSTRAEVESIVRGINPHARVFAGHNGNFPIDEILDTGTTKPKTVESPQVSSHHHHQHEGQQHNSHRITTFTLTFPYPLDLNNLSLELNRIVNLYHDQVYRVKGYIAIPNYPNRVILQSARSTFVATDGSPWESSSERTGKLVFIGRDLNKQVFERMFNRYMVTD from the coding sequence ATGAATAGAATACCCGTACACCTCATCACAGGCTTCCTCGGTAGTGGCAAAACGACTTTCCTCAATCGCTTCATCAAGGAGCGACTGCCCGAAAGAATACTCGTCATAGAGAACGAATGTGGCCAAACCAATGTCGACGGTGCTTTGGTGATGGACGGTGTAGAAGAAATCATAGAGCTGAGTGCGGGCTGTCTGTGCTGCTCGCTCTCCGACGGTTTGCTCGACATACTCTATGAGGCCAGCAAAAGGAAAGAGCAGTATGATCGATTGGTGATTGAAACCACCGGTATCGCTGACCCTAGTTCGATCATTCAGGTGTTTTTGCAAGATCCACGCGTCGAAAAAGTATTTGACCTACAGCAAGTCATCTGCCTCGCTGATGCGAGTCAACTGCATACCTGGCTCGATGAGGCGGAAGAAGCCCTGCGGCAAATCGCCCTGGCAGACAGTGTGCTCATCAATAAAACAGACAGGGTATCGGACAGCACCCGAGCAGAGGTGGAATCGATCGTCCGAGGGATCAACCCCCATGCGCGGGTTTTCGCAGGCCACAACGGCAACTTTCCCATTGATGAGATTTTGGATACAGGGACTACCAAGCCCAAGACCGTCGAGTCTCCACAGGTGTCGTCCCACCATCATCATCAGCATGAAGGGCAACAACACAACAGCCACAGGATCACTACATTTACCCTGACCTTCCCCTACCCTCTGGATCTCAACAACCTCTCGTTGGAACTCAACCGGATCGTCAACCTGTACCACGACCAAGTCTATCGTGTCAAAGGGTATATCGCCATTCCCAACTACCCCAACCGCGTCATTCTGCAATCTGCCAGGAGTACGTTTGTCGCGACGGACGGGAGCCCTTGGGAGTCAAGCAGCGAGCGCACGGGCAAACTGGTGTTTATCGGTAGGGACCTGAACAAGCAGGTTTTTGAGAGGATGTTTAACAGATACATGGTCACGGATTGA
- a CDS encoding DNA-binding protein: MSVKFKPVPKGQPGVAGGGAIKYYATIVRGTKIDFRDLLTEIEELNIVHPGVFLAVMEAFLRKINYHLINGRAVDLGQLGTFYPSISSSPADNEDEITSKSIRRFKVIFRPSMLLQARLELVKFDKVSYGTRVEPAE, encoded by the coding sequence ATGTCTGTAAAATTCAAACCCGTTCCCAAAGGTCAGCCGGGAGTAGCTGGCGGAGGAGCTATCAAGTACTATGCTACCATCGTAAGAGGCACCAAAATTGATTTTCGTGATCTGCTTACAGAAATCGAAGAATTGAATATCGTTCATCCGGGTGTATTCCTGGCTGTAATGGAGGCATTCCTTCGTAAAATCAACTATCACCTGATCAATGGTCGTGCCGTGGATTTGGGACAGTTAGGAACTTTCTATCCTTCCATCAGCAGTTCGCCTGCAGACAATGAGGATGAGATCACTAGCAAATCCATTCGTAGGTTCAAAGTGATCTTTCGTCCCAGTATGTTGCTTCAGGCACGTTTGGAGCTTGTGAAATTTGATAAAGTATCATATGGCACCAGAGTTGAACCTGCTGAATAA